Sequence from the Drosophila subpulchrella strain 33 F10 #4 breed RU33 chromosome 3R, RU_Dsub_v1.1 Primary Assembly, whole genome shotgun sequence genome:
GGTACTAGGtaatatcaaaaatattttccgtCCAAAACCCTATTCATTACGCAGATCCAGAAAATTTCGACAGACGAAGATGACACCGAAGGCAAGGAGATTATTGTTAAGGTAATATCATTGAAACCCATGAGGTTCCAGAAAACTATGtttctatatatttttccCATTATCAGATACAACAAATTCTGGACGAGGCTGCTGCGGCTGAGAGTGCCAAAGCCCAGCCCACAATAAAAACGGAGATTCGCAGATCGAAAACGAAAAACGAAGAGCCGGAAGAGCAAAGTATGGAATTTGAAATCTCTAATATTGAGATACCAAACCGAGAATACGTTGATTACTTGGACGAAAGCAAAGAGgtaaatattcaatatttttttggagAAATAGACATCTTACCGCTTATGGAGCAGCACTATATATTGCAGCAAAATCCGGATGACTTGGCCAATGGAATGGCGACTATCGTCGAAGCCAGGCCAAGAAACAACTTAGCCGCCCTGAGATCGGAAAAGGCGCGAGCAGAGATCAAACAATTCCAGAGCAAGACCAAGTTCTTGAAAACTGAAACGGAGAACCTGAAGCTGGAGCGCACTCTGACTTTACTCCGGATTCAAAAGCTGCGATTGGAAATCGATGCCCTGCGCGCCTAGAATTAATATGAACTGGTAATGCTTACATTATAACGAAACACTTGTAAATGTCCGCatattgaatttttaaaaacctcTGTATAGTTACTTATACATATGCATGTATATCTACAGGTGACtggttttaaattaatatctataattttgtaaagtatcataaaaaataaatgcaccTGCTTTCAAAAAATAGAACAATtttgaaaacaaaatgaattGCTCTTTCAAATGGTAAATGGTGATATTGTAGCGTTTTCATTTGGAAAACAGTTAGTTAATAACTAAAAATCCAAATTGGAttgttttcatttaaattgtgTTGTCTTCgttgtatttataaaaataaaataagttaaatTTAAAGTTAATTTTAAAAGGAATCGATTTAATTAATACCAGTGCAATCGATAGTTCCAACTCGGCGACAACCCTACGCATGCCTATTCGATAACTGCCCACTGCAACCCTGCTC
This genomic interval carries:
- the LOC119555708 gene encoding uncharacterized protein LOC119555708; protein product: MPRKKSEDFYRTHGFTANFENGKYSATCHNCNKVLQNTALSRLSLHRQTCDSKLSRIPVILQPPKLKEEDDGPRIKIQKISTDEDDTEGKEIIVKIQQILDEAAAAESAKAQPTIKTEIRRSKTKNEEPEEQSMEFEISNIEIPNREYVDYLDESKEHYILQQNPDDLANGMATIVEARPRNNLAALRSEKARAEIKQFQSKTKFLKTETENLKLERTLTLLRIQKLRLEIDALRA